Proteins from one Fundidesulfovibrio magnetotacticus genomic window:
- a CDS encoding MATE family efflux transporter, with translation MNVDLARPYRSIWALTWPQLLMMVFQFLIGVADVAVCARIGREAQAAMGLVSQAMFLFLTVAIAVSNGSVAALTQSLGAGRALRAARYAGLCLFSGLGLGVAVFAAGFGLEGPFLKLLNVPGEMLAPTREILGIFLWLLPVNYLFLVSNAVLRSHKIVMAPLLAVGVGCAVNAVLDYGLGLGLWGLPALGVAGVAWATVGSMTLGLCCNLVWLRRAGILSRSMLAPWRWTRVAWRYVFRVAWPSGLMQVVWHSGYTVLLAIAGGLPSGGVEALAAFAAGSRVESGIFLPAFAFNMSASILVGHALGQGNPAEARRMGFRVLGLGVAAMSLMALCLWPFLPSISAVFAPDAGVAAEARLYLVYNLLAVPFTCTGMILAGALTGAGATVYNLIVFGASIWGVRLPVAWWLGWRAWGTAEGVWLSMLVSQVFQALALLAVYRFRDWARFSMIKPRTEREKSL, from the coding sequence GTGAACGTCGATCTCGCAAGGCCCTACCGCTCCATCTGGGCGCTCACCTGGCCGCAACTCCTGATGATGGTCTTCCAGTTCCTTATCGGGGTGGCGGACGTGGCCGTGTGCGCGCGCATCGGGCGCGAGGCCCAGGCGGCCATGGGCCTGGTGAGCCAGGCGATGTTTCTTTTCCTCACGGTGGCCATCGCGGTGTCCAACGGCTCGGTGGCGGCGCTCACGCAGTCCCTGGGGGCGGGGCGGGCGCTGCGCGCGGCACGCTACGCGGGGCTGTGCCTCTTCTCGGGCCTGGGCCTGGGCGTGGCGGTGTTCGCGGCGGGCTTCGGCCTTGAGGGTCCGTTCCTGAAGCTCCTCAACGTGCCGGGGGAGATGCTGGCCCCCACGCGGGAGATCCTGGGCATCTTCCTTTGGCTCCTGCCGGTGAACTACCTTTTCCTGGTGTCCAACGCGGTGTTGCGCTCCCACAAGATCGTCATGGCCCCGCTTCTGGCGGTGGGCGTGGGGTGCGCGGTCAACGCCGTGCTGGACTACGGTCTGGGCCTGGGCCTGTGGGGCCTGCCCGCCCTGGGCGTTGCCGGAGTGGCCTGGGCCACGGTGGGCTCCATGACCCTGGGGCTGTGCTGCAACCTGGTGTGGCTGCGCCGCGCGGGCATCCTCTCGCGGTCGATGCTCGCGCCCTGGCGCTGGACGCGGGTGGCCTGGCGCTACGTCTTCCGCGTGGCCTGGCCTTCGGGGCTCATGCAGGTGGTGTGGCATTCGGGGTACACGGTGCTCCTGGCCATCGCGGGCGGGCTGCCCTCGGGGGGCGTGGAGGCCCTGGCGGCCTTCGCGGCGGGTTCGCGCGTGGAGTCCGGCATCTTCCTGCCCGCCTTCGCCTTCAACATGTCGGCCTCCATCCTCGTGGGGCACGCCCTGGGCCAGGGCAACCCGGCCGAGGCCCGGCGCATGGGCTTTAGGGTGCTGGGGCTGGGGGTGGCGGCCATGAGCCTCATGGCCCTGTGCCTGTGGCCCTTCCTGCCCTCCATCTCGGCGGTCTTCGCCCCGGACGCGGGCGTGGCGGCCGAGGCGCGTCTCTACCTGGTTTACAACCTGCTGGCCGTGCCCTTCACCTGCACCGGGATGATCCTGGCGGGCGCTTTGACCGGGGCCGGGGCCACGGTGTACAATCTCATCGTGTTCGGGGCGTCCATCTGGGGCGTGCGCCTGCCCGTGGCGTGGTGGCTGGGATGGCGGGCGTGGGGCACGGCGGAGGGCGTGTGGCTCTCCATGCTGGTCTCCCAGGTGTTCCAGGCCCTGGCCCTGCTGGCGGTGTACCGCTTCAGGGACTGGGCGCGTTTTTCCATGATCAAGCCAAGGACGGAGCGTGAAAAGAGCCTTTGA
- a CDS encoding PP2C family protein-serine/threonine phosphatase, translating to MDSLPPVHLGAIVLAASAVVLLARVPLEKALVEGADIFGQPRSQFLLDLALGLAAGGLAGLFNTLALGFPPFSGFKLFVGMGALAFLLALDSAITRQRLIIDRACTKNWRTPPESVHPMARKLALVAVSSAVFVAALITLILANGVDWLAMHAADPAALAQAKRSVTLEVVYVTGVLVAGVGFLIVRYAENLRRLLAEQTGVLESVSKGDLSRRIPVATADEFGVIAARTNAMIEGLKHRTELMNALEQAKAVQRSLLPGQIPVREGLDMAATASYSGQTGGDYYDFLELAGDSLAVVVADVSGHGVDSALLMASARGFLRQGALCLSDTSRIVTTLNRHLSRDVAGSGHFITLFMLVIDPRAKTVEWVRAGHDPAILYDPAQDAFSELAGRGLPLAVDQESAYLPGRLKQWPAGQIAVLGTDGLWEGFAPDGSMYGKDRLRQVVRDNAQATAQEILDAVVADWKDFLGAAPPQDDLTLAVIRFL from the coding sequence ATGGACTCGCTGCCCCCCGTGCACCTGGGGGCCATCGTCCTCGCCGCGTCCGCCGTGGTCCTGCTGGCCAGGGTCCCCCTGGAGAAGGCCCTGGTGGAAGGAGCGGACATCTTCGGCCAGCCGCGCAGCCAGTTCCTGCTGGACCTCGCCCTGGGCCTCGCCGCCGGGGGGCTGGCCGGGCTCTTCAACACCCTGGCCCTGGGCTTTCCTCCCTTCAGCGGCTTCAAGCTCTTCGTGGGCATGGGCGCGCTGGCCTTCCTGCTGGCCCTGGATTCTGCCATCACCCGCCAGCGCCTGATCATCGACCGCGCCTGCACCAAGAACTGGCGCACCCCGCCCGAGTCCGTGCACCCCATGGCCCGCAAGCTGGCCCTGGTGGCCGTGAGCTCCGCCGTCTTCGTGGCCGCGCTCATCACCCTCATCCTGGCCAACGGCGTGGACTGGCTGGCCATGCACGCCGCCGATCCGGCCGCCCTGGCCCAGGCCAAACGCTCGGTGACCCTGGAAGTGGTGTACGTCACGGGCGTGCTGGTGGCGGGCGTGGGCTTTCTGATCGTGCGCTACGCCGAGAACCTGCGCAGGCTCCTGGCCGAGCAGACCGGCGTGCTGGAATCCGTGAGCAAGGGCGACCTCTCCCGGCGCATCCCCGTGGCCACGGCCGACGAATTCGGGGTGATCGCCGCGCGCACCAACGCCATGATCGAAGGCCTCAAACACCGCACGGAACTCATGAACGCCCTGGAGCAGGCCAAGGCCGTGCAACGCAGCCTCCTGCCCGGGCAGATCCCCGTGCGCGAGGGCCTGGACATGGCCGCCACGGCCTCCTACTCCGGCCAGACCGGCGGCGACTACTACGACTTCCTCGAACTGGCGGGCGACTCCCTGGCCGTGGTGGTGGCCGACGTCTCGGGCCACGGAGTGGACTCGGCCCTGCTCATGGCCTCGGCCCGGGGCTTTCTGCGCCAGGGCGCGCTGTGCCTCTCCGACACTTCGCGCATCGTCACCACCCTCAACCGCCACCTCTCCCGCGACGTGGCGGGCAGCGGCCACTTCATCACGCTCTTCATGCTGGTCATCGACCCACGCGCCAAGACCGTGGAATGGGTCCGCGCCGGGCACGACCCCGCCATCCTCTACGACCCCGCCCAGGACGCCTTCTCCGAACTAGCCGGGCGCGGCCTGCCCCTGGCCGTGGACCAGGAGAGCGCCTACCTCCCCGGACGCCTCAAGCAGTGGCCCGCCGGACAGATCGCCGTGCTGGGCACCGACGGCCTCTGGGAGGGATTCGCCCCCGACGGCTCCATGTACGGGAAGGACCGCCTGCGCCAGGTGGTGCGCGACAACGCCCAGGCCACGGCCCAGGAGATCCTCGACGCCGTGGTGGCCGACTGGAAGGACTTCCTGGGCGCGGCGCCGCCCCAGGACGACCTCACCCTGGCCGTGATCCGTTTTCTCTAA
- a CDS encoding DUF2156 domain-containing protein translates to MKRAFEPLALGGRDEYLARLARCPQKVSDYSFANLWGWCEEYGLEWSFGDSHVWLRQTRPETVYWAPVGPWETVDWSRCPTLNGGGSFIRVPARLADIWSEALPGRVEVSEAREHWDYVYLVSELSALSGNRFHKKKNLLNQFTKNYAYEYHPLTADCIEEVLQMQMEWCVWREAECDATLAAENRAIARVVKDWDRLPNLLGGAVRVEGRMIAYTVAEALDDSMLVIHFEKGSNGFKGVYQAVNQMFLEHQGQGFTHVNREQDLGDEGLRKAKLSYNPALFLEKRAVRVLA, encoded by the coding sequence GTGAAAAGAGCCTTTGAACCCCTTGCGCTGGGCGGGCGCGACGAATACCTGGCGCGCCTGGCGCGCTGCCCCCAGAAGGTCTCGGACTACTCCTTCGCCAACCTCTGGGGCTGGTGCGAGGAGTACGGCCTGGAGTGGAGCTTCGGGGACTCCCACGTCTGGCTGCGCCAGACCAGGCCCGAGACCGTGTACTGGGCGCCCGTGGGGCCGTGGGAGACCGTGGACTGGTCGCGCTGCCCCACCCTGAACGGGGGCGGTTCGTTCATCCGCGTGCCCGCGCGCCTGGCCGACATCTGGAGCGAGGCCCTTCCCGGGCGCGTGGAGGTGAGCGAGGCCCGCGAGCACTGGGACTACGTCTATCTGGTCTCGGAACTCTCGGCCCTCTCGGGCAACCGCTTCCATAAAAAGAAGAACCTTCTCAACCAGTTCACCAAGAACTACGCCTACGAATACCATCCCCTCACGGCCGACTGCATCGAGGAGGTGCTCCAGATGCAGATGGAGTGGTGCGTCTGGCGCGAGGCCGAGTGCGACGCCACCCTGGCCGCCGAGAACCGGGCCATCGCCCGGGTGGTGAAGGACTGGGACCGCCTGCCCAACCTGCTGGGCGGGGCCGTCCGCGTGGAGGGGCGCATGATCGCCTACACCGTGGCCGAGGCCCTGGACGACTCCATGCTGGTGATCCATTTCGAGAAGGGGAGCAACGGCTTCAAGGGCGTCTACCAGGCCGTGAACCAGATGTTCCTGGAGCACCAGGGCCAGGGCTTCACCCACGTGAACCGCGAGCAGGATCTGGGAGACGAGGGCCTGCGCAAGGCCAAGCTCTCCTACAATCCGGCGCTCTTCCTGGAGAAGCGGGCCGTGCGCGTGCTGGCCTGA
- the glgB gene encoding 1,4-alpha-glucan branching protein GlgB → MTPNVLHGVSLLTDHDIYLFKEGTHFRLYEKLGSHTMTVDGMEGTLFAVWAPNARKVSVIGDFNGWDRKAHPMSARLDGSGIWECFAPGVGQGTVYKYHITSRHHGRHLEKGDPFAFAWEVPPRSASVVWKLDHQWKDAAWMAGRADASSLDAPMSVYEMHLGSWKRHPDTWDSLSYQEMARQLPGYLTDMGFTHVEFLPVMEHPFYASWGYQTLGYFAPSSRYGTPQDFMDLVDALHAAGIGVILDWVPSHFPTDGHGLALFDGTHLYEHEDPRQGYHPDWKSGIFNYGRHEVRAFVISSALFWLDRYHADGLRVDAVASMLYLDYSRKEGEWVPNCFGGKENLEAIDLLRRLNEAAYTSFPGIQTIAEESTDWPLVSRPPYIGGLGFGMKWNMGWMHDTLNYFTKDPVFRKYHHGALSFSIWYAFNENFVLPLSHDEVVHGKGSLLRKMPGDDWQKFAGLRLLFGYMWTHPGKKLLFQGGEVAQWSEWNHDAQVDWALLGDPAHAGMRDWIRDLNALYRECPALHQTDFHHKGFEWVDFHDAEASVLSFLRFGKDPSEMLLACFNFTPIPREGYRVGVPRGGVWREVLNSDSRHYFGSGMGNAGAVTAQDEESHARTHTLTLTLPPLGVVVFRPE, encoded by the coding sequence ATGACCCCCAACGTCCTCCACGGCGTGAGCCTGCTGACCGACCACGACATCTACCTCTTCAAGGAGGGCACCCACTTCCGCCTTTACGAGAAGCTGGGCTCCCACACCATGACCGTGGACGGCATGGAGGGCACGCTCTTCGCCGTGTGGGCCCCCAACGCCCGCAAGGTCTCCGTGATCGGCGACTTCAACGGCTGGGACCGCAAGGCCCATCCCATGAGCGCCCGCCTGGACGGCTCCGGCATCTGGGAATGCTTCGCGCCCGGCGTGGGCCAGGGCACGGTGTACAAATACCACATCACCTCGCGCCATCACGGCCGCCACCTGGAAAAGGGCGACCCCTTCGCCTTCGCCTGGGAGGTGCCGCCGCGCTCGGCCTCGGTGGTCTGGAAGCTCGACCACCAGTGGAAGGACGCCGCCTGGATGGCCGGAAGGGCCGACGCCAGCTCCCTGGACGCGCCCATGTCCGTCTACGAGATGCACCTGGGCTCCTGGAAGCGCCATCCCGACACCTGGGACTCCCTCTCCTACCAGGAGATGGCCCGCCAGCTTCCGGGCTACCTCACGGACATGGGCTTCACCCACGTGGAGTTCCTGCCCGTGATGGAGCACCCCTTCTACGCCTCCTGGGGCTACCAGACCCTGGGCTACTTCGCCCCCAGCAGCCGCTACGGCACGCCCCAGGACTTCATGGACCTGGTGGACGCCCTCCACGCGGCGGGCATCGGCGTGATCCTGGACTGGGTGCCCTCCCACTTCCCCACCGACGGCCACGGCCTGGCCCTCTTCGACGGCACGCACCTCTACGAGCACGAGGACCCGCGCCAGGGCTACCACCCCGACTGGAAGAGCGGCATCTTCAACTACGGCCGCCACGAGGTGCGCGCCTTCGTGATCTCCTCAGCCCTCTTCTGGCTCGACCGCTACCACGCCGACGGCCTGCGCGTGGACGCAGTGGCCTCCATGCTCTACCTCGACTACTCCCGCAAGGAGGGCGAGTGGGTGCCCAACTGCTTCGGCGGCAAGGAGAACCTGGAGGCCATCGACCTCTTGCGCCGCCTCAACGAGGCCGCCTACACGAGCTTCCCCGGCATCCAGACCATCGCGGAGGAATCCACCGACTGGCCCCTGGTCTCCCGCCCCCCCTACATCGGCGGCCTGGGCTTTGGCATGAAGTGGAACATGGGCTGGATGCACGACACCCTGAACTACTTCACCAAGGACCCGGTCTTCCGCAAATACCACCACGGCGCGCTCTCGTTCTCCATCTGGTACGCCTTCAACGAGAACTTCGTGCTGCCGCTCTCCCACGACGAGGTGGTGCACGGGAAGGGCTCGCTGTTGCGCAAGATGCCTGGCGACGACTGGCAGAAATTCGCGGGCCTGCGCCTGCTCTTCGGCTACATGTGGACGCACCCGGGCAAGAAGCTCCTCTTCCAGGGCGGCGAGGTGGCCCAGTGGAGCGAGTGGAACCACGACGCCCAGGTGGACTGGGCGCTCCTGGGTGATCCCGCCCACGCCGGAATGCGCGACTGGATCAGGGACCTGAACGCCCTCTACCGGGAATGCCCGGCCCTGCACCAGACCGACTTCCACCACAAGGGCTTCGAATGGGTGGACTTCCACGACGCCGAGGCCAGCGTGCTGTCCTTCCTGCGCTTCGGCAAGGACCCCTCCGAGATGCTCCTGGCCTGCTTCAACTTCACGCCCATCCCCCGCGAGGGCTACCGCGTGGGCGTGCCCCGGGGCGGGGTCTGGCGCGAGGTGCTCAACTCCGACTCGCGGCACTACTTCGGCTCCGGCATGGGCAACGCCGGGGCCGTGACGGCCCAGGACGAGGAGAGCCACGCCCGGACGCACACGCTCACCCTCACCCTGCCGCCCCTTGGCGTGGTGGTCTTCCGTCCGGAGTAG
- a CDS encoding FmdE family protein produces MLMDRTYCGLSREDYLQRIVDFHNYAAPGVVVGGMMVDAARRHLPEGTLFEALCETGACLPDAVQLFTPCTLGNGWLRVKDLGRYALTLYDKYTGKGFRAHLDPAAFASWPEIAGWFLKTKPKKDQDSDRLREDIFEAGESLLTLREAQVTPEFLGKRPKGAIAVCPRCAEAYPAMHGPVCLGCAGQSPLARTKARPRLTPVPVEQAVGRQALHDMTLVEPGRSKGAAFVKGQTLDAGDLCRLQRMGRFHVYVQDAASGDEAFVHEDDAATALAGAVCDSSGIEPAGAPREGKITLLASRDGLLHIDVERLAALNSLADVALSLRHDASLVKAGEPVGGVRAIPLYIDRELLEDALGLAAGEPLASVRPLRKARAGALITGTEVFTGLIEDKFAPVLAAKLAPLGSQLAETRFAPDDAASIARGVRELLDAGCDFLFTTAGMSVDPGDVTLQGLLDAGLEDHIFGMPVLPGNMTLVGRIGHVPVMGVPACALFHKTTSLDLLLPRVLAGVPVTRALLARMGHGGFCMDCKRCTFPHCPFGK; encoded by the coding sequence ATGCTCATGGATAGGACGTACTGCGGGCTTTCGCGCGAGGACTACCTCCAGCGCATCGTGGATTTCCACAATTACGCCGCGCCCGGGGTGGTCGTGGGCGGCATGATGGTGGACGCCGCGCGCCGCCACCTGCCCGAAGGCACGCTCTTCGAGGCCCTCTGCGAGACCGGGGCCTGCCTGCCCGACGCCGTGCAGCTCTTCACCCCCTGCACCCTGGGCAACGGCTGGCTGCGCGTGAAGGACCTGGGACGCTACGCCCTGACCCTCTACGACAAATACACCGGCAAAGGCTTCCGCGCCCACCTGGACCCCGCCGCCTTCGCCTCCTGGCCGGAAATCGCGGGCTGGTTCCTCAAGACCAAGCCCAAGAAGGACCAGGACTCCGACCGGCTCCGGGAAGATATCTTCGAGGCGGGCGAGTCCCTGCTCACCCTGCGCGAGGCCCAGGTGACCCCCGAATTCCTGGGCAAGCGCCCCAAGGGCGCCATCGCCGTGTGCCCGCGCTGCGCCGAGGCCTACCCGGCCATGCACGGCCCGGTCTGCCTGGGCTGCGCCGGGCAGTCCCCCCTGGCCAGGACCAAGGCCCGGCCGCGCCTCACCCCCGTGCCCGTGGAGCAGGCCGTGGGCCGCCAGGCCCTGCACGACATGACCCTGGTGGAGCCCGGACGCTCCAAGGGCGCGGCCTTCGTCAAGGGCCAGACCCTGGACGCGGGCGACCTCTGCCGCCTTCAGCGCATGGGGCGCTTCCACGTCTACGTGCAGGACGCCGCCTCCGGCGACGAGGCCTTCGTGCACGAGGACGACGCCGCCACCGCCCTGGCCGGGGCCGTGTGCGACTCCTCCGGCATCGAGCCCGCCGGAGCCCCCCGCGAAGGCAAGATCACCCTGCTGGCCTCCCGCGACGGCCTCCTCCACATCGACGTGGAACGTCTGGCCGCCCTGAACTCCCTGGCCGACGTGGCCCTCTCCCTGCGCCACGACGCAAGCCTCGTGAAAGCCGGAGAGCCCGTGGGCGGCGTGCGCGCCATCCCCCTCTACATCGACCGCGAACTCCTGGAAGACGCCCTGGGCCTGGCCGCCGGGGAACCCCTGGCCAGCGTGCGCCCCCTGCGCAAGGCGCGCGCCGGGGCGCTCATCACCGGCACCGAGGTGTTCACCGGGCTCATCGAGGACAAGTTCGCCCCCGTGCTGGCCGCCAAACTGGCCCCCCTGGGTTCCCAACTGGCCGAGACCCGCTTCGCCCCCGACGACGCCGCATCCATCGCCCGGGGCGTGCGCGAGCTGCTCGACGCGGGGTGCGATTTCCTCTTCACCACCGCGGGCATGAGCGTGGACCCCGGCGACGTGACCCTCCAGGGCCTGCTGGACGCCGGGCTCGAAGACCACATCTTCGGCATGCCCGTGCTCCCCGGCAACATGACCCTGGTGGGGCGCATCGGCCACGTCCCCGTCATGGGCGTCCCGGCCTGCGCGCTCTTCCACAAGACCACCAGCCTGGACCTCCTGCTCCCCCGGGTGCTGGCGGGCGTGCCCGTCACGCGCGCGCTCCTGGCGCGCATGGGGCACGGCGGCTTCTGCATGGACTGCAAGCGCTGCACCTTCCCCCACTGCCCCTTCGGCAAGTAG
- a CDS encoding winged helix-turn-helix domain-containing protein, with amino-acid sequence MDKVNPTLRLHLWLETPGGMLLGLGRAELLLRIHETGSLNQAAKAMGMSYRAAWGRLKATEEIVGGGLVEKTRGQRGFALSELGRELALAFQRWHADVEAYALKRAEETFPWPVKPFSEVDHAHG; translated from the coding sequence ATGGACAAGGTGAATCCCACGCTGCGCCTGCACCTCTGGCTGGAAACCCCGGGGGGGATGCTCCTTGGCCTGGGGCGCGCGGAGCTGCTGCTGCGCATCCACGAGACGGGCTCGCTCAACCAGGCGGCCAAGGCCATGGGCATGTCCTACCGGGCGGCCTGGGGGCGGCTCAAGGCCACGGAGGAGATCGTGGGCGGAGGCCTGGTGGAGAAGACGCGCGGCCAGCGCGGCTTCGCCCTCTCGGAGTTGGGCCGCGAGCTGGCCCTGGCCTTCCAGCGCTGGCACGCCGACGTGGAGGCCTACGCCCTGAAACGCGCGGAGGAGACCTTCCCCTGGCCGGTCAAGCCCTTCTCGGAGGTGGATCATGCTCATGGATAG
- a CDS encoding acyltransferase family protein: MKREIPQLHFIRAAAMVGIFVHHLFQGIGPLRDAYAGTILGHFFVDLALGVAVFNVMTSFLLALPYVGENPAPIPRLRDFVPKRLARLCPHYYLAVLLVVLGNAVVYRITSPGDWLPPALWHLLFLDPLRTQSFMSNTAAYWWLGLLFQFTLAWPLILTVTRRYGLERVTVAATLALWTLTEFVKLWGKASPDGLGGTLAFLSSFNLPSRLPEFLMGMWMAQLWKQDPDRPFLADAKLGGLIFSACAYCLAAPWVGLPTPWFAGIAWTLALFLALFSLPQAARWGERPGVLWLSGASYAIYLVHQPVLSYLDVAAASFAPWWKFIVLGLLGWILSVKEARWLDEAAAWVSARLPDAKKKK, from the coding sequence GTGAAGCGTGAGATTCCCCAGCTGCACTTCATCCGCGCCGCCGCCATGGTCGGCATCTTCGTCCACCACCTCTTCCAGGGCATCGGCCCTCTGCGCGACGCCTACGCGGGCACCATCCTGGGCCACTTCTTCGTGGATCTGGCCCTGGGCGTGGCCGTGTTCAACGTGATGACCAGCTTCCTCCTGGCCCTGCCCTACGTGGGCGAGAACCCCGCGCCCATCCCCCGCCTGCGCGACTTCGTTCCCAAGCGCCTGGCCAGGCTCTGCCCCCACTACTACCTGGCCGTGCTCCTGGTGGTGCTGGGCAACGCCGTGGTCTACCGCATCACCTCCCCCGGCGACTGGCTGCCCCCGGCCCTCTGGCACCTGCTCTTCCTGGACCCGCTGCGCACCCAGTCCTTCATGTCCAACACGGCGGCCTACTGGTGGCTGGGCCTGCTCTTCCAGTTCACCCTGGCCTGGCCGCTGATCCTCACGGTCACGCGGCGCTACGGCCTGGAGCGCGTCACGGTGGCGGCCACCCTCGCGCTGTGGACGCTCACGGAGTTCGTCAAGCTCTGGGGCAAGGCCTCGCCCGACGGCCTGGGCGGCACGCTGGCCTTCCTCTCCTCGTTCAACCTGCCCTCGCGCCTGCCCGAGTTCCTCATGGGCATGTGGATGGCCCAGCTCTGGAAGCAGGACCCCGACCGCCCCTTCCTGGCCGACGCCAAACTGGGCGGCCTGATCTTCAGCGCCTGCGCCTACTGCCTCGCCGCCCCCTGGGTCGGACTGCCCACGCCCTGGTTCGCGGGCATCGCCTGGACCCTGGCCCTCTTCCTGGCCCTCTTCTCGCTGCCCCAGGCCGCCCGCTGGGGCGAAAGGCCCGGCGTGCTCTGGCTCTCGGGGGCCTCCTACGCCATCTACCTGGTCCATCAGCCGGTGCTCAGCTACCTGGACGTGGCCGCGGCCTCCTTCGCGCCGTGGTGGAAGTTCATCGTGCTCGGCCTGCTGGGCTGGATCCTCTCGGTCAAGGAGGCCCGCTGGCTCGACGAGGCGGCGGCCTGGGTCTCCGCCAGGCTCCCCGACGCAAAGAAGAAGAAATAG
- a CDS encoding L-serine ammonia-lyase, which produces MPLRPLPGDARPMCPVTTSVFELLKVGPGPSSSHTIGPMTAAADFMEQAARLPADRLALARGLKVTLQGSLAATGRGHGTLRAVLAGLLGNRPETCPPDILDAMAAFAAGELKLGAITLPVSEDCVVFDLLTLPKHHPNTLVFRLLDADGNALLEREAWSVGGGFVEWEGDTPPERQAPPHPYETMADLRALAASTGLSLPEILLANEAALTGRTPQEIASGLERIMRAMEDAVERGLEASGVLPGPLGLHRKAKALFERYRQDPQQQDRPILALCACAFAAAEENASGHTIVTAPTAGASGVLPAVLYVTKNLRPTAGVFRKDQREALLAAALVGMLAKHNASVSGAEVGCQGEVGVASAMAAAYLAQVHGHSPAVVENAAETALEHHLGLTCDPVQGYVQIPCIERNAMGAVKAYAAYQIAAAETPGHHMVGLDQAMRAMAETGRDMCAKYKETAQGGLAASVRC; this is translated from the coding sequence ATGCCCCTGCGCCCCCTGCCCGGCGACGCCCGGCCCATGTGCCCCGTCACCACGTCCGTGTTCGAGCTTCTGAAGGTCGGCCCGGGGCCGTCGAGTTCCCACACCATCGGCCCCATGACCGCCGCCGCGGACTTCATGGAGCAGGCCGCACGCCTACCGGCCGACCGGCTGGCCCTGGCGCGCGGCCTGAAGGTGACGCTCCAGGGTTCCCTGGCCGCCACCGGGCGCGGCCACGGAACCCTGCGCGCCGTGCTGGCCGGGCTTTTGGGCAACCGCCCCGAGACCTGCCCGCCGGACATCCTGGACGCCATGGCCGCCTTCGCGGCCGGAGAGCTGAAACTCGGGGCCATCACGCTGCCCGTCTCCGAGGACTGCGTGGTCTTCGACCTGCTCACCCTGCCCAAGCACCACCCGAACACCCTGGTGTTCCGGCTCCTGGACGCGGACGGCAACGCCCTGCTGGAGCGCGAGGCCTGGTCCGTGGGCGGCGGCTTCGTGGAGTGGGAGGGCGACACGCCCCCCGAGCGACAGGCCCCGCCCCACCCCTACGAAACCATGGCCGACCTGCGCGCCCTGGCCGCCTCCACGGGGCTTTCGCTCCCCGAGATCCTCCTGGCCAACGAGGCGGCGCTCACCGGGCGCACGCCCCAGGAGATCGCTTCGGGCCTGGAGCGCATCATGCGCGCCATGGAGGACGCCGTGGAGCGCGGCCTGGAGGCCTCGGGCGTGCTGCCCGGCCCCCTGGGCCTGCACCGCAAGGCCAAGGCCCTCTTCGAGCGCTACCGCCAGGACCCCCAGCAGCAGGACCGCCCCATCCTGGCCCTGTGCGCCTGCGCCTTCGCCGCCGCCGAGGAGAACGCCTCGGGCCACACCATCGTCACGGCCCCCACGGCGGGGGCCTCGGGCGTGCTGCCCGCCGTGCTCTACGTCACCAAGAACCTGCGGCCCACGGCGGGCGTGTTCCGCAAGGACCAGCGCGAGGCCCTGCTGGCCGCCGCCCTGGTGGGCATGCTGGCCAAACACAACGCCTCCGTGAGCGGGGCCGAGGTGGGCTGCCAGGGCGAGGTGGGCGTGGCCTCGGCCATGGCCGCCGCCTACCTGGCCCAGGTGCACGGCCACTCGCCCGCCGTGGTGGAGAACGCCGCCGAGACGGCCCTGGAGCACCACCTGGGCCTCACCTGCGACCCGGTGCAGGGCTACGTGCAGATCCCCTGCATCGAGCGCAACGCCATGGGCGCGGTGAAGGCCTACGCCGCCTACCAGATCGCCGCCGCCGAGACCCCGGGCCACCACATGGTGGGCCTGGACCAGGCCATGCGCGCCATGGCCGAGACCGGGCGCGACATGTGCGCCAAATACAAGGAGACCGCCCAGGGCGGACTGGCCGCCAGCGTGCGCTGCTAG
- a CDS encoding RT0821/Lpp0805 family surface protein: protein MTYRAIALTLLTVLALSACADDQTIRKRDVGIVAGAAGGAIAGGAIGGNDPAGRVMGTLAGAIIGGAVGGYLGSVWDDYDRRQAASALENNRDYRATTWRNPNTGRESTMQPVRTYYDQGAPCREYTQTVIIDGRKETVRGTACRQADGTWRINN from the coding sequence ATGACATATCGTGCAATCGCCCTGACTCTTTTGACGGTGCTGGCCCTTTCTGCCTGCGCCGACGACCAGACCATCCGCAAGCGCGACGTGGGCATCGTGGCGGGCGCGGCGGGCGGGGCCATCGCGGGCGGGGCCATCGGCGGCAACGACCCGGCCGGACGCGTGATGGGCACCCTGGCCGGGGCCATCATCGGCGGCGCGGTGGGCGGCTACCTGGGCAGCGTCTGGGACGACTACGACCGCCGCCAGGCCGCGAGCGCCCTGGAGAACAACCGCGACTACCGCGCCACCACCTGGCGCAACCCCAACACCGGGCGCGAGTCCACCATGCAGCCCGTGCGCACCTACTACGACCAGGGCGCGCCCTGCCGCGAATACACCCAGACCGTGATCATCGACGGCCGCAAGGAGACCGTGCGCGGCACGGCCTGCCGTCAGGCGGACGGCACCTGGCGCATCAACAACTGA